Proteins encoded in a region of the Triticum dicoccoides isolate Atlit2015 ecotype Zavitan chromosome 3A, WEW_v2.0, whole genome shotgun sequence genome:
- the LOC119271721 gene encoding uncharacterized protein LOC119271721, translated as MIPHDAIDLPPARSGIAENEQETQQDMIPHDAIDLPPARSGIAENEQETQQDMIPHDAIDLPPARSGIAENEQETQQDMIPHDAIDLPPARSGIAENEQETQQDMIPHDAIDLPPARSGIAENEQETQQDMIPHDAIDLPPARSGIAENEQETQQDMIPHDAIDLPPARSGIAENEQETQQDMIPHDAIDLPPARSGIAENEQETQQDMIPHDAIDLPPARSGIAENEQETQQDMIPHDAIDLPPARSGIAENEQETQQDMIPHDAIDLPPARSGIAENEQETQQDMIPHDAIDLPPARSGIAENEQETQQDMIPHDAIDLPPARSGIAENEQETQQDMIPHDAIDLPPARSGIAENEQETQQDMIPHDAIDLPPARSGIAENEQETHQDMIPHDAIDLPPARSGIAENEQETQQDMIPHDAIDLPPARSGIAENEQETQQDMIPHDAIDLPPARSGIAENEQETQQDMIPHDAIDLPPARSGIAENEQETQQDMIPHDAIDLPPARSGIAEKEQETQQDMILHDAIDLPPARSGIAENEQETQQDMIPHDAIDLPPARSGIAENEQDAKIQPPVPEATGAQRGVPDQARDFGLPLALRAVPRPAALKFVDPPVHKDIKGKARNGKNCRRERKEKSAEKGKYG; from the exons ATGATTCcccatgatgccattgatctgccaCCAGCCCGAAGTGGCATTGCTGAAAATGAACAAG AAACACAGCAAGATATGATTCcccatgatgccattgatctgccaCCAGCCCGAAGTGGCATTGCTGAAAATGAACAAG AAACACAGCAAGATATGATTCcccatgatgccattgatctgccaCCAGCCCGAAGTGGCATTGCTGAAAATGAACAAG AAACACAGCAAGATATGATTCcccatgatgccattgatctgccaCCAGCCCGAAGTGGCATTGCTGAAAATGAACAAG AAACACAGCAAGATATGATTCcccatgatgccattgatctgccaCCAGCCCGAAGTGGCATTGCTGAAAATGAACAAG AAACACAGCAAGATATGATTCcccatgatgccattgatctgccaCCAGCCCGAAGTGGCATTGCTGAAAATGAACAAG AAACACAGCAAGATATGATTCcccatgatgccattgatctgccaCCAGCCCGAAGTGGCATTGCTGAAAATGAACAAG AAACACAGCAAGATATGATTCcccatgatgccattgatctgccaCCAGCCCGAAGTGGCATTGCTGAAAATGAACAAG AAACACAGCAAGATATGATTCcccatgatgccattgatctgccaCCAGCCCGAAGTGGCATTGCTGAAAATGAACAAG AAACACAGCAAGATATGATTCcccatgatgccattgatctgccaCCAGCCCGAAGTGGCATTGCTGAAAATGAACAAG AAACACAGCAAGATATGATTCcccatgatgccattgatctgccaCCAGCCCGAAGTGGCATTGCTGAAAATGAACAAG AAACACAGCAAGATATGATTCcccatgatgccattgatctgccaCCAGCCCGAAGTGGCATTGCTGAAAATGAACAAG AAACACAGCAAGATATGATTCcccatgatgccattgatctgccaCCAGCCCGAAGTGGCATTGCTGAAAATGAACAAG AAACACAGCAAGATATGATTCcccatgatgccattgatctgccaCCAGCCCGAAGTGGCATTGCTGAAAATGAACAAG AAACACAGCAAGATATGATTCcccatgatgccattgatctgccaCCAGCCCGAAGTGGCATTGCTGAAAATGAACAAG AAACACATCAAGATATGATTCcccatgatgccattgatctgccaCCAGCCCGAAGTGGCATTGCTGAAAATGAACAAG AAACACAGCAAGATATGATTCcccatgatgccattgatctgccaCCAGCCCGAAGTGGCATTGCTGAAAATGAACAAG AAACACAGCAAGATATGATTCcccatgatgccattgatctgccaCCAGCCCGAAGTGGCATTGCTGAAAATGAACAAG AAACACAGCAAGATATGATTCcccatgatgccattgatctgccaCCAGCCCGAAGTGGCATTGCTGAAAATGAACAAG AAACACAGCAAGATATGATTCcccatgatgccattgatctgccaCCAGCCCGAAGTGGCATTGCTGAAAAGGAACAAG AAACACAGCAAGATATGATTCtccatgatgccattgatctgccaCCAGCCCGAAGTGGCATTGCTGAAAATGAACAAG AAACACAGCAAGATATGATTCcccatgatgccattgatctgccaCCAGCCCGAAGTGGCATTGCTGAAAATGAACAAG ATGCAAAAATTCAACCTCCAGTTCCAGAAGCTACTGGTGCACAGCGGGGTGTGCCTGATCAAGCCCGAGATTTTGGTCTCCCCCTGGCTCTTAGAGCAG TCCCAAGGCCCGCTGCTCTGAAGTTCGTGGATCCTCCGGTTCACAAGGACATTAAAGGGAAGGCTCGGAACGGCAAGAATTGCCGGCGTGAACGGAAGGAGAAGAGCGCCGAAAAAGGCAAGTATGGCTAG